CTCGCTGGAATCAATGCCTATATTTGTTTAGTCTCATTCTCTTAGTTTTGATGCAATCTTTGTATGCTCTATCTTTCAACATGTAATATTAAGCTCTATGTAAAGGATTTAATGGAGTAAGGGGGAACACAAAGATAAACAAAATTGAAGTGCGCAAAAATTAGAGAAGGCTGTAAAGTCACGGGGTCAAATTCCAAATATATCAATTCTCTTTTTTGCAAaagccttttgtttttttttgtttttccttttttttagtgTCAAAATCTGTCAATATAactttcaccaaaaaaaaaaaagggggtgtCGGTCACCAAAATTATATTTCCCCACATAAATTATAAATCCACCAAAAAAAGGGGCAATAACCGGTAAACACACACGTCTTACCGGTAATCCTTACCCTAACCGGTTACCAGCTATATATACCCATCCGCTGGTAGATAAGGCCTCAAGAACGCCGCCTCAAGTTCTCCTCTTGCTTCCCAATCACATATATTCGTTCTCTCCTCAAGGGCTCAGACTTTCTCCTTTTCTCATCACATCGATCCATACCCTCTTATATATAAGAGTCGTCCTCTCAATCTCTTCACAAGATCTAAATACAAACATATAAAAGCACCTATTTTTCGAAATTTTGGCGCTTCTGGTCCAAGTTTTCTTACCCTTTTTGAAGCTGAAAACTGCGTTTATATTTACAAATCTTTGCACTGGGATTGACCCTTTTGATTGTTATCAAGACCCGGATCTTAGAATTTTTGGTTGATGCGCTGATCTTTCTGAATTGGGTTAAGATTCTTGGTGTAATTTTGAAGCAAATCCTGTAAATAATTAGACAAACCGTGTAAATTATAGAGggtttgattttattttaatcGATCAAATTGAGAGCAAATTTGGGAAATTCGTCGCTGGTTTTGAGGTGGGTTGGCTGAGAATTAAAGAATTTTTTCGTTAAGAGTTGAAGAGGAAAATAACAGAGAAAGGAAGGAATGGCAGAGGGGCATGGATTGGAAGGGAGTCAACCGGTTGATATTTCAAAGCACCCATCTGGGATTGTTCCTACTCTTCAGTAAGTTGTTGTTTCTTTCTCTGATGAAAGAGACAAAAAAATTGGAATTTGATTTTAGTAGATCCATGTtgtggttgattggatgtttgACGAGGGATTTTAGTTTTATATGAAGTTCATCTGTGTTTGTCTGAGttgattttctattttcttccGAATTTTTGGTGTATCATATGGAGTGAATTGTAGATTAAGAACTTTTAATTgatttcagcaataaaattcaGTGGGCATAGTATTCTTGAAAATCTGCTTGGAGATTGCAGTACTAAACCAAGCTCAAGTTTCTGAGCTGATTAAAGTTTTCATATTGAAATATTAAGATTGCTGTCTGTATCTATATAAGACAAAGTAAGTACATGAATAAACAGGGTTCATATGATTCTTTCTCTGATTATTAGTAATTGTCAATATTGCTTTTTACAGGCTACCCAAACAACGGATTTTCTTGGATCCTTCTCTTGGCTTGTTGTTATCTGTCTTGTTTTTGAATAATCTTAGTTCGGATATGGCACTGGCTaaccatgatttttttttcctatgatTTTCAGGAATATAGTGTCAACTGTCAACTTGGATTGCAAGTTAGATCTCAAGTCTATTGCATTGCAAGCTCGTAATGCAGAATATAATCCTAAAGTacgtattttgagtggaaaaagaCTTCATATATCAGGTTGGGAAATGAgctaaagaaaaagaatagtGGTTTTAAGTGTTTGAAATCTTTTTATTGAGTGGGAAAAAAGCTTTGGTGTTAATACTTAAGAGTCGTTTCACTTTGGGAATACTTACGGAGTGAATATCTTGTTTGAGATGATATTTGTGCTACTGTTCAGATTGGAATGTTTATCACTAGTTGTATGGGTTTTAAACATCTGTTTGTTGATACAGCGTTTTGCTGCTGTTATCATGAGAATAAGGGAACCAAAGACTACAGCGCTGATTTTTGCCTCGGGAAAGATGGTAAGCTGTTTTATTTGCTTGAGATTCTGCTTTATCAGTGGTCATATTAAATATCTTTTGAGATGAATCAGTACTTCCAAAGTAGTATTTTACCCTGTGTCCAACTCTAAACTTATTGAGCTCATTGCATTAACTCCTAAGAAAATTATATTCATTTAAGTAACAATttgtttttgatgatttttttctCATATAGGTATGCACTGGAGCAAAGAGTGAACAGCAATCTAAACTTGCAGCGAGGAAGGTTGGTGGCAACTGTTGGTTTATATTTTTCGGCTGCTTTTGATGGATTGAATGATGAATAATGTAAAGTGCAACAAGTTGGCTGTAATTTGCTAGCTGTAGTGGAAGAGGATATTCAAGCTGATGTTTTGATTCCATATGCAAGTAAAAAAATCAGAAGTTTGTTGTTTCTAATGGAAAAGTTTCTCGACCTAGATCGGCGTCGAGATCTTGTGAATGCAAATAAGCAGAATTCCTTTTTACATATCTTACCTGTTTTATGGTCGGAAGTTTGTTGTTTCTAACAGAAAAGTTTCTCTACCTAGATCGGTGTCGAGATCTTGTGAATGCAAATAAGCGGAATTCCTTTTTACACATCTTACCTGTTTTATGGTCAAAATCTAATGCCTAATATTAATTATGAGATGACAATTGTATATGTAAATAAAGGCACCTTGCCATTATACACTCTATGTGGGAGATAAAGGCGTTAAAGGCTTGTGCACCTATTAGACGACTATGTTGTGCAATTAGAACCAAAACTTGCATGCTTGTGCTCGTTTATAGGGTAAATTTCATAAACAAGAAATGGCCGTTGTATTGAAATGCTGTCCGGATATTATGTGCATGCTTCAGTATACATAGAGGCAGATTGTTTTGGGTGCTTAATTTGTCCATTCTTCAGTTGTTGAATGATTTGTTGGTTGACAATTCTGGATAGAATAGAGCAATGTGGTTGTTTCCCAGTTGTTGAATTTATTAAAGCAATTGATTGTCTTATACATGagattaaaattaatttttactgGGGATCAACGTCTGCGGTTAGCCTGTCTAATTTGTAAGAGAGAGAAGGGTGCTAATATTGAGGACTATACAGCTTTTTGGTGTGCATAATTTATCTGCTACTTTGATTGACATGAAATGTAAGCATCCCTGTATGCAATATCATCTATGAACTTCTTACCTGGGTTTTTTCTTTTCAGTATGCACGTATTATACAGAAGCTCGGATTCCCTGCCAAATTTAAGgtactcccccccccccccccccccaaaaaaaccaCCTGAAAAAAAAACTGTGTGTGTTCATAGTGTAATCTTTTATAAGAAATGTTAACCCCCATTGTTATGCTTGTTTGTGTACTTCAAGATGCTGATTATGAAAATTGGGAAGCTATTAGTACCGCAACTTAATGTTTTCCTTTGGTTTGGTCTGTTAGGATTTCAAGATACAAAACATTGTTGGCTCTTGTGATGTGAAGTTCCCCATCAGACTCGAAGGTTTGGCATATTCCCATGGTGCCTTTTCCAGTGTAAGTTGATTCCTATTCAAAAATTACAAGTTGATTGCCAATAGATGAATATTCTTCTTGGCATACTGTTTGTCAAGTTTAAGTTTGTGTTTACTTTGCTATTTGTGTTTACATTGTTGTTGGGCTTGGTTCATTTACGGGGTTGCTTTCTGGGCCTTATTGATGCAGTATGAACCAGAACTCTTTCCTGGCCTAATATATCGAATGAAGCAGCCGAAAATTGTGCTTCTAATATTTGTCTCTGGAAAGATTGTCCTCACAGGAGCAAAGGTAAAGAGAATATGCCTCATCTTTTCGTGTAATTGCGACTCTTTTGCTTTCCTGTCTTAACTGTGGCTTTCTCAGACTTATCATCTCTCTGTTGTCCTCTATGAAATTTGTTACAGGTAAGAGATGAAACATATACAGCCTTTGAAAACATTTATCCTGTCCTAACGGAGTTTAGAAAGAACCAGCAATGGTATGTAACTCTTTCGGTTTTGAGATGTCACATGAAACTTCTGTCTTTTCCCTATGATCATTGTGTAATCCTcctcttcttccttttgtttcaGATGTCTGCTTAGACCGAGGCACCAAGTATTCATGGAGAATATTAATGCACAATACTGCTCTCATTTGCTTGCAACTGAATTTGCAACGAGCAGTTGCCCATATTTGAACCAACTTCTTCTGATGCTGCTTGTGATTGAGCTGATAAATTAGCTAGTCTTGGTTCTTAGGATTTTCCCTCTTAAGAACTATACTGTGATCTTCCATCCTTGTTGTTGGGAGGTGGTGATGGGACTAAACTGTGTCCAATTTTGGTTCTTCTGTCGACTCATACGTTGTCAATGAATGACATTTTCTGAACagttttctacttctagtctTTTAGTCTTGTGCTGTGAACTGGAATTGTATATTCTTCGTTTCTTTATCTTGGCATTCCTTGCAAACAATCTCTCAAGTTACATCTTTTACCAGTCACCTGGATTATGGATAACTTTTTGGATTATTAGTATAGAATATTCAGGGTTAGATGTCAAGATTCCAATGCTTGATAGGTGTAGTATTTTGGTTTACAAGGCCGCGAGGGATGAATAGAAATTTGGGGCTATAGTTgtatttacaatttttttttgtggactTTACTAAGTGTTCTTACCAGCTTAATTGAATCTTGGGATGAAAATCAGGATTCCTTTACGATCAAATTTGGCAAAAGTCTGTGTAGACTCAACAAACGGCTTTAAGATTCCAACTTCCAAGATATATAGAGACTAAAACGTAAATAGTTTAAACTTTAAATTGAGGACTGAACATG
The Coffea arabica cultivar ET-39 chromosome 6c, Coffea Arabica ET-39 HiFi, whole genome shotgun sequence genome window above contains:
- the LOC113693860 gene encoding TATA-box-binding protein; this encodes MAEGHGLEGSQPVDISKHPSGIVPTLQNIVSTVNLDCKLDLKSIALQARNAEYNPKRFAAVIMRIREPKTTALIFASGKMVCTGAKSEQQSKLAARKYARIIQKLGFPAKFKDFKIQNIVGSCDVKFPIRLEGLAYSHGAFSSYEPELFPGLIYRMKQPKIVLLIFVSGKIVLTGAKVRDETYTAFENIYPVLTEFRKNQQ